A single region of the Lactobacillus isalae genome encodes:
- the ftsA gene encoding cell division protein FtsA, whose protein sequence is MDKTDLLVGLDIGTTSVKAVVADTASNEMQIIGAANGPTKGMRHGKIVDIDQTAESISAVLKKVAQKTNSKIYRVVTGIPVGLLQLENAVGLINIEENGREVTDNDVKRVLVTAIDTALKDGREAIAFLPNKFLIDGKTDVDDPRKMIAHSLEVHGILLTAPSADLHNIRKAIERAGYQNNFFVPTPLAIASVALDEGERTFGTIILDLGGGSTTATVIHENKIKYATIDLEGGIDITNDISVVLNTSKKEAEKIKLQFGYADPSLTSSDNQFPVNVVGENAPKMIDEEYLSEIINARLDQTFSRIGKGLKSHDAFNLPGGVVITGGTSALQGIDDIVKEDFGVKARIFQPDQMGLRNPMYAAGYGVVNYAYNLADIDYLVNSVIYGNQVTSPVSNQSSSQENMKFFKRRVTPSEMEQKEDYNKTSATSTVSTSEENDDKKNNKKGIKEFFKKFFD, encoded by the coding sequence TTGGATAAAACTGATTTACTTGTAGGCTTGGATATAGGAACAACAAGCGTAAAAGCAGTTGTCGCTGACACTGCATCTAATGAAATGCAAATTATTGGTGCTGCAAATGGTCCTACTAAAGGAATGAGGCATGGAAAGATTGTCGATATTGATCAAACGGCTGAAAGTATTAGTGCTGTTTTGAAAAAAGTAGCACAAAAGACAAATTCTAAGATCTATCGTGTAGTAACTGGTATTCCAGTAGGACTACTTCAATTAGAAAATGCAGTTGGTTTAATCAATATTGAAGAAAATGGTAGAGAGGTTACAGACAATGATGTTAAACGCGTCTTGGTAACTGCAATTGATACCGCCTTGAAAGATGGACGAGAAGCAATTGCTTTTCTACCCAATAAGTTTTTAATTGATGGAAAAACTGACGTTGACGATCCAAGAAAGATGATCGCACACTCTCTTGAAGTGCATGGTATTTTGTTAACTGCACCAAGTGCAGATTTGCATAATATCCGAAAGGCTATTGAAAGAGCAGGCTATCAAAATAATTTCTTTGTTCCTACACCTTTAGCAATTGCCAGTGTTGCTCTTGACGAGGGAGAGAGAACATTTGGAACTATTATTCTTGATTTAGGTGGAGGTTCAACTACAGCTACTGTAATTCATGAGAATAAAATTAAGTATGCAACAATTGATTTAGAAGGCGGAATTGACATTACCAATGATATTTCAGTTGTTTTAAATACGTCGAAAAAAGAAGCTGAAAAGATCAAATTGCAGTTTGGTTATGCCGATCCGAGTTTAACTTCTAGTGATAACCAATTCCCAGTAAATGTAGTAGGCGAAAATGCTCCTAAGATGATTGATGAAGAGTATCTAAGTGAAATAATTAATGCTCGTCTCGATCAGACATTTAGTCGAATTGGAAAGGGATTAAAGTCACATGATGCATTTAACTTGCCAGGTGGTGTTGTAATTACTGGTGGTACTAGTGCATTGCAAGGCATTGATGATATTGTTAAAGAAGATTTTGGCGTAAAAGCTAGAATTTTCCAACCTGATCAAATGGGATTGCGAAATCCAATGTATGCAGCAGGCTACGGCGTAGTAAACTATGCTTATAACTTGGCTGATATTGACTACTTGGTTAACAGTGTTATTTATGGAAATCAGGTCACTTCGCCTGTTTCTAATCAATCTTCGTCTCAAGAAAATATGAAATTTTTCAAAAGACGCGTAACTCCTAGTGAAATGGAGCAGAAAGAAGATTATAATAAGACTAGTGCTACATCAACGGTCTCTACGTCTGAAGAGAATGATGATAAGAAGAATAATAAAAAAGGAATCAAAGAATTCTTTAAGAAATTTTTTGATTAA
- a CDS encoding cell division protein FtsQ/DivIB — MAKKKITKKDPKKELSGWIDYKNKANNNEKRRVSASLTKLQAERRHALLTRLGFIIFFSLCCILALGYYISPKANVASVQVKGAPELNSKQVVKTLDITPENKVVFCLLKGKKYSQKLSAAFPEIEKVQVGVEKTNHLILNIKERPVIGYIHEGDGYRKILATGKVGSQVIASNKIDKSKPLFIGYNQKVSLSEDIKVYASLPQHIRDQVKMLSGETRRPTQIILVMKDNNIVIGNLSTIKSKIRYYDKIKSQLKEPSVVDFEIGAYSRPLTQAEKVKLGLT, encoded by the coding sequence GTGGCCAAAAAGAAAATAACCAAGAAAGATCCTAAGAAAGAATTATCGGGATGGATTGATTATAAAAATAAAGCTAATAACAATGAGAAAAGAAGGGTCTCTGCCTCACTGACTAAACTACAAGCTGAGCGACGTCATGCTTTATTAACTCGTTTAGGTTTTATAATTTTCTTTTCGTTATGCTGTATTTTAGCTTTAGGTTACTATATTTCACCAAAAGCTAATGTGGCAAGTGTACAAGTTAAAGGCGCTCCTGAGTTAAATAGTAAGCAGGTTGTTAAGACATTAGATATTACCCCAGAAAATAAAGTTGTATTTTGCTTATTGAAGGGTAAAAAATATAGTCAAAAACTCTCAGCTGCCTTTCCTGAAATAGAAAAAGTACAGGTGGGCGTAGAAAAGACTAATCATCTAATTTTAAATATTAAAGAGCGACCAGTGATCGGATATATCCATGAAGGCGATGGTTACCGTAAAATACTAGCTACTGGAAAAGTTGGTAGCCAAGTTATTGCAAGTAACAAAATTGATAAAAGCAAACCTTTGTTTATTGGATATAATCAAAAAGTTTCTCTTAGTGAAGATATCAAGGTTTATGCCAGTCTCCCACAACATATACGTGACCAAGTGAAAATGCTGAGTGGTGAAACGCGCAGACCGACACAGATCATTTTAGTGATGAAAGATAATAATATTGTTATTGGTAATCTTTCGACAATTAAAAGTAAAATACGCTACTATGACAAGATTAAAAGTCAGCTTAAGGAACCATCTGTAGTTGACTTTGAAATTGGAGCTTATAGTAGACCGCTCACACAAGCAGAAAAAGTCAAATTGGGACTGACTTGA
- the murG gene encoding undecaprenyldiphospho-muramoylpentapeptide beta-N-acetylglucosaminyltransferase: MRVIFSGGGTGGHIYPIMALIERLKERKLVTDDEILFVGTDRGLESKIVPAAGIPFKTLKIKGFDRKHPLKNFETIELFIKATKEAKQIIKNFKPDVVVGTGGYVSGAIVYEAAKMHVPTIIHESNSVVGLANKFLAHYVDKICYTFDDAAKQFSEKKKLVKTGNPRSQQVLGLNKENVDIAKKWDLNPNMPTVLIFGGSRGALAINQIVEKSLSELETKPYQVIWATGQLYYGDVKKKLAGKEISSNIKIVPYIDNMPGLLPQMTCVVARSGATSLAEFTALGVPVILIPSPNVTHNHQMKNAMDMEKAGAALVIAEDDLNPNNFVSSIDHILLDTNYAKKMSEASKRLGVPDASDQVISVMENLIKNK, translated from the coding sequence ATGAGAGTAATTTTTTCTGGTGGCGGAACTGGTGGCCACATTTACCCAATTATGGCATTGATTGAACGTTTGAAAGAACGTAAGTTAGTTACAGACGATGAAATTTTATTTGTCGGAACTGATCGCGGACTAGAATCTAAGATAGTTCCAGCAGCTGGTATTCCTTTTAAAACTCTAAAAATTAAAGGTTTTGATCGAAAACATCCTTTGAAGAATTTTGAAACAATTGAGCTTTTCATCAAGGCTACTAAAGAAGCAAAGCAAATTATTAAAAACTTCAAGCCAGATGTAGTCGTAGGAACCGGTGGTTATGTATCAGGTGCGATAGTTTATGAAGCAGCTAAGATGCATGTCCCAACTATTATCCATGAATCCAATTCTGTTGTTGGTTTAGCTAATAAGTTCTTAGCTCATTATGTTGACAAAATTTGTTACACATTTGATGATGCAGCTAAGCAATTTTCAGAAAAGAAAAAACTAGTTAAAACGGGTAACCCACGTTCTCAGCAAGTTCTAGGTCTCAATAAAGAAAATGTCGATATTGCTAAAAAATGGGATTTAAATCCTAATATGCCAACAGTATTAATCTTCGGCGGTTCGCGTGGTGCTTTAGCAATTAATCAAATTGTCGAAAAATCATTATCCGAACTTGAAACTAAGCCTTATCAAGTTATTTGGGCAACTGGACAACTATATTATGGGGACGTTAAAAAGAAATTAGCTGGTAAAGAAATTAGCTCAAATATTAAGATTGTTCCTTATATCGACAATATGCCAGGCTTATTACCACAAATGACATGTGTTGTTGCAAGATCTGGAGCAACTAGTTTAGCTGAATTCACTGCTTTGGGTGTTCCTGTAATTTTAATTCCTAGTCCAAATGTTACTCATAACCATCAAATGAAGAATGCAATGGATATGGAGAAGGCTGGAGCTGCTTTAGTTATTGCAGAAGATGACCTAAATCCAAATAACTTTGTTTCATCAATTGATCATATTTTGCTAGATACAAATTATGCAAAGAAGATGAGTGAAGCTTCTAAGCGATTAGGTGTGCCGGATGCATCTGATCAAGTTATCTCAGTGATGGAAAATTTGATAAAGAATAAATAA